The following coding sequences are from one Nilaparvata lugens isolate BPH chromosome 6, ASM1435652v1, whole genome shotgun sequence window:
- the LOC111057512 gene encoding uncharacterized protein LOC111057512 — MQISFIMLLIPLFTIADNVEKILSSEDFNRDSKLPPQPSQCEFRNELVDDFYQSEQTGENYSFENLPKSEIVTDLRSKKYNNTINKNNISSVKSNISEPLNSTDILSELNQVNGSLDILRALLNEYSPTLEVDGIVTESSGIEGSMHRNDSLIYILKNPNDTRTVPSFLWRLFSTKSNRTRVNSDQKFTESYEIVEPLSLNSSHVNQIKLNVLNVSTSPVIKPHDNVVSKETLAVNGQNGSNSLPDGREASTSKPLSIGYHNQLVVNEEDFMKLSQHILTSLENIEDGITVLAKENSLISEEMRSMENLQDKFEKQHAKERNNFVGLLKLLFNMYQNTSHDLVSIQDMNKSIRNGLTDKNIYSTTENNVYNGGVIISGSRMSNETKFDNPGLSKTTQRNDYGVTSDNLKYQIVIIGTNENKTLSVLRDGLAGGSTSNIRGNTFDTVLENVVDVIKKGFPESQPIVVRYEVENEARDEEMVPKIINILKKKKAIS, encoded by the exons ATGCAGATTTCCTTCATTATGCTTCTTATTCCACTCTTTACAATAGCTGATAATGTGGAAAAGATTCTCAGTTCCGAAGATTTCAATCGTGATTCCAAG CTCCCACCACAACCAAGTCAATGCGAATTCAGAAATGAATTGGTTGATGATTTCTATCAGTCCGAGCAGACAGGAGAAAACTATTCATTTGAAAACTTACCAAAAAGTGAGATTGTAACAGATTTGCGATCGAAAAAGTACAACAATACGATAAACAAAAACAACATCTCGTCCGTCAAATCAAATATTTCTGAACCATTGAACTCAACAGATATTCTATCTGAATTGAATCAAGTCAATGGTTCACTTGATATATTACGGGCTTTATTGAATGAGTATTCTCCAACATTGGAAGTAGATGGAATAGTAACTGAGTCCTCAGGCATTGAGGGTTCAATGCATCGTAATGATTctcttatttatattttgaagaACCCTAATGATACAAGAACAGTTCCCAGCTTTTTGTGGAGGCTTTTCTCAACAAAATCGAACAGAACCAGAGTGAACAGTGATCAAAAATTTACAGAAAGTTATGAAATTGTTGAACCTCTTTCTTTAAATAGTTCCCATGTAAACCAAATCAAATTGAACGTTCTGAATGTCTCTACATCTCCAGTAATCAAACCTCATGATAACGTAGTTAGCAAAGAAACGCTCGCTGTGAATGGTCAAAATGGAAGTAATTCATTACCTGATGGAAGAGAAGCTTCTACATCTAAGCCTTTGTCAATCGGTTACCATAATCAGTTGGTTGTCAATGAAGAGGACTTCATGAAACTATCACAACATATCTTGACAAGTTTGGAAAATATTGAGGACGGTATAACAGTACTAGCCAAggaaaattcgttgatttcagaaGAAATGCGATCTATGGAGAATCTACAGGATAAGTTTGAGAAACAACATGCAAAAGAAAGGAACAACTTTGTGGGGTTATTGAAGTTACTGTTTAATATGTACCAGAATACTTCTCATGACTTGGTATCTATTCAAGATATGAACAAATCGATCAGGAATGGGTTGAcagacaaaaatatttattccacTACAGAAAATAATGTGTATAATGGAGGAGTAATAATTTCTGGTAGCAGAATGAGCAATGAAACAAAATTTGACAATCCAGGGCTTTCAAAAACAACTCAAAGGAATGACTACGGAGTTACAAGTGACAACTTGAAGTACCAAATTGTTATTATTGGAACTAATGAGAACAAGACGTTGAGTGTATTGAGAGACGGCTTAGCTGGGGGCTCAACCTCAAATATTCGTGGCAATACATTTGATACAGTGCTTGAAAATGTCGTTGATGTTATCAAAAAAGGTTTTCCTGAATCCCAACCGATTGTGGTGAGATATGAAGTGGAGAATGAGGCTCGAGATGAAGAAATGGTCCCGaagatcatcaatattcttaaaaAGAAGAAGGCAATAtcttaa